A section of the Ruania halotolerans genome encodes:
- a CDS encoding Ig-like domain-containing protein has product MSWKAGLRRNKRTVASTTVMSLVLGTVVALSLNYEGVATADVDLNDGGVWVSNNESILVGRLNYPVEEIDATLAALSQDVDLLQREDTVLIRDRAGSTLQQVDPVSVAVRGSAVPLPTGSDVQLGDNTVGVLVEETGEWRVLGLDQLNVLSEAGEDPQAVLGAGAAQAIADDGTAYGLNAADGELLSFAPGNREEPEVLEIDPALFTDATTQLTVVGNEPVALTYEPTTDELTLVRPGEEPISLTDLGVDGASARLQAPSTGGSKVALATTDALVTVPLDGSDPVMHPSPAAGAPAQPVQVAGCVHSAWAGGPSGYLRQCGDAMPETLDVPGATGGDLAFRVNRTYVVLNELSTGNSWMVEDALILVDNWEDATPPTDEDEQEEEESQDLEEREVELDREAENRPPVAVDDQFGVRAGRIVVLPVLHNDSDADGDLLTASVSENIPESFGTVEAVHGGRALQIRVSPTASGRASFQYMADDGRGGTDEAAVRLDVVPPGTNNPPEQLKEITTQIAAGESVEVNVIDDVIDPDGDAIYVAGTTDAAGLQVRPQPDGLVSITDPGGSTGTKSVFLEVTDGQASTEIQIDVEVLPDAAQPPTAVFDYATTFVDQSIEIDPIANDHDPNDRPLRLANVQSVEGATVRQHDSTFTFSASSAGDYYLLYVVADDDGLSATGLIRVRVLAPENLDPIAATDTAFLPPGGTTLVDVLANDEDPAGGVLGVQQIEVPSGYGLRVAVLEHRILRISSDRTLTEPVTIEYTVSNGTRSAVGEVLVQPMDTESGTRAPVAVPDETRVRAGDHVTIPVLSNDTHPNGFEFSLDPQLSEEPQDGLMFTAGEVIRYQAPDEAGTFTAVYSITDEYGRQDSATIRVYVQARAEDANTPPEPRDVDTRAFSGERIRIPIELYGIDPDGDSVQLLGVDEPPALGRIVEVGPSYIDYQAFTDSAGPDEFTYSVRDRMGAIAEAKVLVGVIPPPAENRSPVAVNDEITVPPERPIEVDVLANDTDPDGDLLTFDDPAVSESAIEDVRVREGKLTFLAPSSVGEHLVTYHVSDLHGGTASGLLTVTVDPDSPRLPPVAVDDVVPPAAILERDEVEVDVLANDGDPDGSVESLTVDVPDGQQNARSVDGETVTVTLAPTRQVITYRVTDQDDLSSYAFIDVPGTEDTGPVLRPDTEVIEVLAGESETIEINDYVVALSGQPVQLSDTSGVRATNSDGSSPVVDGDTLQYTSDPNYVGPATLTFEVTDAEDINDNDILTSVLTLDILVVSEENQPPRMRDGSLEAEQGGESVSLDIARLAEDPDGRSTDLSYRIAEEASGFDASLDGYILTASAHENTPAGSSVDLVIEVTDGESDPVRAVIVLRATASNRPLIATNSDDVGEVHQGDSVTVPVLANDSNPFPGEPREILSVAMSDGNGSISIDGDQVTLTPAGDFVGRLTATYTVVDVTGEPDRAVEGQITAAVLGVPEAPTIPLVEDVANREVTLSWTAPEDNGAAISGYTVEYGSGSQACPTTTCTITGLSNGTTYTFAVTATNEVGDSPASGSSAEATPDVRPEAPAAPTLTFGDGELDVDWTAPRNEGTPITHYDVQISPADGAGQQQVNGTTLTWDGLRNGQDYTFRVRAINDAPDPGEWSAWSAPEHPSGPPLQPAAPNATRIDDSAGGRLQVSWTAPGDNGDPIQSYELRMYQDGSLAQTFTPGGADSSREVQVENAHDYYFTLVAINRSGDSETSPASREVRSFGAPGQTSGVSAAPTGNDNQATVRYTAPNNNGQAISRYEYSLSGGDAQALPGSGTISVPQDGQSYQVRVRACNTYCGDWSQASANFSTYGPPGRPNVRSSANLREVTFTWEAPDGNGATIERSQYRIRSQPDGGNWGSWSSWSNASPSDRVTRTGGWRESYEIEVRVVNNHGDVGPSSANTRRAEADPNPPPPPDPPRVWVTQGRQINCDSGGSGCRTLQLNWSDIPSADRGSYNVSFSITGDRCGGFSRSGYPENINSANGNTEIGHAGYTPPHFGATCGGTVNLTISPNGGYAQNSSW; this is encoded by the coding sequence CCGGTGCGGCCCAGGCGATCGCCGACGACGGAACGGCCTATGGGCTGAACGCCGCCGATGGCGAACTGCTCAGCTTCGCCCCGGGCAATCGGGAGGAGCCGGAGGTCCTCGAGATCGATCCGGCCCTGTTCACCGACGCCACGACTCAGTTGACCGTGGTCGGGAACGAACCGGTCGCGCTCACCTATGAACCCACCACCGACGAGCTCACCCTGGTCCGCCCGGGCGAGGAGCCGATCTCCTTGACCGATCTGGGCGTCGACGGTGCTTCGGCGCGGCTGCAGGCGCCCAGCACGGGCGGCAGCAAAGTGGCGCTGGCCACGACCGACGCGCTGGTGACAGTGCCCCTGGACGGCTCGGACCCGGTGATGCACCCCTCACCCGCAGCCGGCGCACCGGCACAGCCGGTGCAGGTGGCGGGATGCGTCCACAGTGCGTGGGCCGGTGGACCCTCCGGTTACCTGCGCCAGTGCGGTGACGCGATGCCGGAGACGTTGGATGTCCCAGGCGCCACGGGCGGGGATCTGGCCTTCCGGGTGAATCGCACCTATGTGGTGCTCAACGAACTCTCCACCGGGAACTCCTGGATGGTCGAGGATGCGCTGATCCTGGTGGACAACTGGGAGGACGCCACCCCGCCGACGGACGAGGACGAGCAGGAAGAAGAGGAATCTCAGGACCTCGAGGAGCGCGAGGTTGAACTCGACCGGGAGGCAGAGAACCGCCCGCCGGTGGCCGTCGATGACCAGTTCGGTGTGCGCGCCGGACGCATCGTGGTTCTTCCCGTGCTGCACAACGATTCCGATGCCGACGGTGACCTGCTCACCGCCTCAGTGAGCGAGAACATCCCGGAGTCCTTCGGAACGGTGGAAGCGGTCCACGGCGGACGTGCCCTGCAGATCCGGGTCAGCCCCACCGCGAGCGGCCGCGCCTCGTTCCAGTACATGGCTGACGACGGACGAGGTGGCACTGACGAGGCCGCCGTCCGGTTGGACGTGGTCCCGCCGGGGACGAACAACCCGCCGGAGCAACTCAAGGAGATCACCACCCAGATCGCCGCCGGTGAATCGGTCGAGGTGAACGTCATCGACGATGTCATCGACCCCGACGGGGACGCGATCTACGTGGCGGGCACCACTGACGCTGCCGGCCTGCAGGTGCGGCCTCAGCCTGACGGTCTCGTCTCGATCACCGATCCAGGTGGGTCCACGGGCACCAAGTCGGTTTTCCTTGAGGTCACCGACGGGCAGGCGAGCACCGAGATCCAGATCGATGTAGAGGTGCTTCCGGACGCTGCCCAGCCGCCCACCGCCGTGTTCGACTACGCCACCACGTTCGTGGATCAGTCGATCGAGATCGACCCGATCGCCAACGATCACGATCCCAATGACCGGCCGCTGCGGCTCGCCAACGTGCAGTCCGTGGAGGGCGCGACCGTGCGTCAACACGATTCCACCTTCACGTTCAGTGCGTCCTCCGCCGGCGACTACTACCTGCTCTACGTGGTGGCCGATGATGATGGTCTCTCCGCCACCGGCCTGATCCGGGTCCGCGTGCTCGCACCCGAGAACCTGGATCCGATTGCCGCCACGGACACGGCCTTCCTCCCGCCGGGGGGCACCACTCTCGTGGATGTGCTCGCCAACGATGAGGATCCGGCCGGCGGTGTGCTGGGCGTCCAGCAGATCGAGGTGCCCTCCGGATACGGCCTGCGCGTGGCGGTGCTGGAGCACCGGATCCTGCGGATCAGTTCCGACCGCACCCTGACCGAACCGGTCACCATCGAGTACACCGTCTCCAACGGCACCCGCTCGGCTGTGGGTGAGGTGCTGGTGCAGCCAATGGACACCGAGAGCGGCACCCGAGCACCAGTTGCTGTACCGGATGAGACGCGGGTGCGTGCCGGCGACCACGTGACCATCCCGGTGCTCAGCAATGACACGCACCCGAACGGTTTTGAGTTCTCCCTCGATCCCCAGCTCTCGGAAGAACCTCAGGACGGCTTGATGTTCACCGCTGGTGAGGTGATCCGCTACCAGGCCCCGGACGAGGCGGGCACGTTCACCGCGGTGTACTCCATCACCGATGAGTACGGCAGGCAGGACTCCGCCACGATCCGGGTGTACGTGCAGGCTCGCGCCGAGGATGCGAACACGCCACCGGAGCCGCGCGATGTGGACACTCGTGCCTTCTCCGGGGAGCGGATCCGGATCCCCATCGAGCTGTATGGGATCGACCCGGACGGTGACTCCGTACAACTGCTCGGCGTGGACGAACCGCCGGCGTTGGGCCGGATCGTCGAGGTCGGACCTTCCTACATCGACTATCAGGCGTTCACTGACTCAGCCGGCCCGGACGAGTTCACCTACAGTGTGCGCGATCGGATGGGGGCCATCGCCGAGGCGAAGGTCCTGGTCGGGGTGATCCCGCCCCCGGCGGAGAACCGATCCCCGGTGGCCGTCAACGACGAGATCACTGTGCCGCCGGAGCGGCCGATCGAGGTGGACGTCCTCGCGAACGACACCGATCCCGATGGTGATCTGTTGACGTTCGACGATCCCGCCGTCTCCGAGAGCGCCATCGAGGATGTGCGCGTACGTGAAGGCAAACTGACCTTCCTCGCGCCCTCCAGCGTCGGAGAGCACCTGGTCACCTACCACGTGAGCGATCTGCACGGTGGTACAGCCAGCGGTCTGCTCACGGTCACCGTGGATCCCGATAGTCCCCGCCTGCCTCCGGTGGCCGTGGACGATGTGGTGCCCCCGGCGGCCATTCTCGAGCGTGACGAGGTCGAGGTGGACGTGCTGGCCAACGACGGCGATCCGGACGGGAGCGTGGAGAGTCTCACCGTGGACGTCCCGGACGGTCAGCAGAACGCGCGCTCCGTCGATGGCGAGACCGTGACCGTGACCCTTGCGCCCACTCGGCAAGTGATCACCTATCGGGTGACCGACCAGGACGATCTGTCCTCCTACGCCTTCATCGACGTGCCTGGCACCGAGGACACCGGTCCCGTGCTGCGCCCGGACACCGAGGTGATCGAGGTGCTCGCCGGCGAGAGCGAGACCATCGAGATCAACGACTACGTGGTGGCCCTCAGTGGGCAGCCCGTGCAACTGTCCGACACCAGCGGTGTTCGCGCCACCAACTCCGACGGCTCCTCACCCGTGGTGGACGGCGACACCCTGCAATACACCTCCGATCCGAACTACGTCGGTCCCGCCACGCTCACCTTCGAGGTGACCGACGCGGAGGACATCAACGACAACGACATCCTCACGTCCGTGCTGACCCTGGACATCCTGGTGGTGTCGGAGGAGAACCAGCCCCCGCGGATGCGGGACGGCTCGTTGGAGGCCGAACAGGGCGGTGAGTCCGTTTCCCTCGACATCGCCCGGCTGGCCGAGGACCCGGACGGGCGCTCGACCGATCTCTCCTACCGGATCGCCGAGGAAGCGAGTGGTTTCGACGCCAGCCTGGACGGGTACATCCTCACCGCCAGTGCACATGAGAACACTCCGGCGGGATCGTCGGTGGACCTCGTGATCGAGGTGACTGATGGTGAGAGCGATCCGGTCCGGGCAGTGATCGTGCTGCGCGCGACCGCGAGCAACCGTCCGCTGATCGCCACCAACTCCGACGACGTGGGAGAGGTGCACCAGGGCGATTCGGTGACCGTTCCGGTGCTGGCGAACGATTCGAACCCGTTCCCTGGGGAGCCGCGGGAGATTCTCTCGGTTGCGATGAGCGACGGCAACGGGTCGATCTCCATCGACGGCGACCAGGTGACGCTCACTCCTGCGGGAGACTTCGTGGGGCGCCTGACCGCGACCTACACGGTGGTGGATGTGACCGGGGAACCGGACCGCGCCGTGGAGGGGCAGATCACGGCCGCCGTTCTCGGCGTGCCGGAGGCTCCCACGATCCCGCTGGTCGAAGACGTCGCCAACCGTGAGGTGACGTTGAGCTGGACCGCACCGGAAGATAACGGCGCCGCGATCAGTGGCTATACGGTCGAGTACGGCAGCGGGTCCCAGGCGTGCCCCACCACCACCTGCACGATCACCGGACTGTCCAACGGGACCACGTACACCTTCGCCGTTACGGCCACCAATGAGGTGGGCGACTCACCTGCCAGCGGATCCTCGGCCGAGGCCACGCCGGATGTGCGCCCCGAGGCGCCGGCGGCTCCGACCCTGACGTTCGGCGATGGTGAGTTGGACGTGGACTGGACCGCCCCGCGGAACGAGGGCACTCCGATCACGCACTACGACGTGCAGATCTCCCCGGCGGATGGTGCCGGCCAGCAGCAGGTCAACGGCACCACGCTCACCTGGGATGGTCTGCGTAACGGGCAGGATTACACGTTCCGCGTGCGCGCGATCAACGATGCTCCCGATCCTGGTGAGTGGAGCGCGTGGTCCGCTCCTGAGCACCCTTCGGGTCCGCCGCTACAGCCCGCAGCACCGAACGCGACCCGAATCGATGACTCCGCGGGCGGGCGCCTTCAGGTCTCCTGGACGGCTCCGGGCGACAATGGTGATCCGATCCAGTCCTACGAACTGCGGATGTACCAGGACGGGTCACTCGCTCAAACGTTCACTCCCGGCGGCGCGGACAGTTCCCGTGAAGTGCAGGTGGAGAACGCGCACGACTACTACTTCACGCTCGTGGCGATCAACCGCTCCGGGGACTCGGAGACGTCGCCTGCATCGAGGGAAGTGCGATCCTTCGGTGCTCCCGGGCAGACGTCGGGGGTCAGCGCCGCACCGACCGGGAACGACAACCAGGCCACGGTGAGGTACACCGCGCCGAACAACAACGGTCAAGCGATCAGTCGCTATGAGTACAGCCTCAGCGGAGGTGACGCACAGGCGCTGCCGGGAAGCGGCACCATCAGCGTGCCGCAGGACGGACAGAGCTATCAGGTGCGTGTCCGAGCCTGCAACACCTACTGCGGTGATTGGAGCCAGGCGTCGGCGAACTTCTCGACGTATGGTCCACCTGGTCGACCGAACGTCAGGTCATCGGCAAACTTGCGCGAGGTGACTTTCACCTGGGAGGCGCCCGACGGCAATGGCGCGACGATTGAGCGCAGTCAGTATCGGATCCGGAGCCAGCCGGACGGAGGCAACTGGGGCAGTTGGAGTTCTTGGAGCAATGCCAGCCCTTCGGACCGGGTGACCCGTACCGGCGGATGGCGAGAATCATACGAGATTGAAGTACGGGTGGTGAACAACCACGGCGATGTCGGACCGAGTTCTGCGAATACTCGACGAGCCGAAGCTGACCCCAATCCACCGCCGCCACCCGACCCGCCCCGCGTGTGGGTTACCCAGGGTCGCCAGATCAACTGTGACAGTGGTGGTTCAGGCTGCCGGACGCTCCAGTTGAACTGGTCGGACATCCCCAGCGCGGACCGGGGGAGCTATAACGTGTCGTTCTCGATCACAGGCGACAGATGCGGTGGCTTCTCCCGGAGCGGATACCCCGAGAACATCAACTCGGCGAACGGAAACACCGAGATCGGACACGCGGGCTACACCCCACCACACTTCGGAGCGACCTGTGGGGGCACCGTGAACCTGACGATCAGCCCGAACGGCGGCTACGCACAAAACTCGTCGTGGTAG